The genomic interval CTGACAGTGTTgctatttacattatcaactcattcgATAAAACTAACATTATCTTATTGCAAAATAAGATTTTATTATGTCTTTATATCTGAGAACTCCGCTCAGAAAACAGAAGCACACCATTGGTAACGTTCAAACAATTCTTTATTGAagacttttcattttaataataatatctCAAATAAATCTTACTTTGACTTGCATCTAGAATTCTCGTAGAAGGTATGTCACTCTTGTGCAAACTCGACATCATAAATAtcgaatttctttttaaaggtcctttaaaaaaaggatctaaatatttgattttgaaaataattcattaaaaaccGTAGCTAATCTTCCTTTAActataaatattgaaaaatacgTTTACAGTATGCAAAACGCTGCTGTACAATTGCACAGTATCTACACGAGTGATAGAATTTTATACAGTATGTATATTGTTTTACTTTACTTAAACACATAAAGGTATAAACGAGATACCAATAAAGAGGTAATTACAGCTTTCAGATTTTCCCTGACCTCCAAACGAGATATTTACAAGTTAATTTTACAACGTTAGAGTAGAGTTAAAGTTTTTTAAGTTAATCCAAGCGAAAAGTAACCAAACACAAGGAAGGAAATATTCAATAGTGGCAGTACAGGAACCCCTTTGAACTTCAGGCCACATTTGTTACAGCTGCTAAATGAACGTGTAAGCTTCCACTCCACCATTCTCAGATTCCTCAtttgcgtgttttttttttgtttttgttgtttgttttttttttaatgagcaaCGATCTAGTATTTTTCTGGTCTTTGGCAGATTCTCGGTCAGATGTAAAGATCAAATAATAAGATCGAAAATGGCGAAAAGTGGCGGTAGAGGGGAAACCTAAAGGAGGAAAAACTCTCGCCTCTCCCCCTAACACGTTTTTTCCCTGGTCCCCCCTGTCCTCGAGCCTGGCACAAACTAGCAGTTTCTCGATGTTTTCAAGCTATTTGTCTAGCCAATAACTAGCCAATGAGGGCctattcaatattttttctggCCAATCAGATGGACCATTGAATTACAGAATCGTGGTTTAGATGAAGACGTCTGGCGCAGTTCTAAAATTTTACTTCGAGGCCACCCAACAGACATCTGCCCAGTCGCTGCACTCAAATTGCATAAAAAGTTTGCACAAAACTAAATCATTATCATGTGAAAAAGTAGGAACTTTTACAAGAATAAATCTGTGAATTCTTGTGCTTTTACTTCAACCCATCGTTCAAAGAAGGAGCACCATTCTGTTACAGCGGTTGTCGAGGCGCGTTTGATTGGCAAATTTGCTTAATCCGTCGTAGTGCAAACAATAATTAACAAGTCAAAACCAAGATAATTTAGTCAGTTAATCCACGTTTGGTTCTAGGTGCTACCTGTAATCGACGCGTGTGATCTAAGACAGCTTTCAGATCCGAAATGATCTTGAAACGTAAAATAACACTTCTGTATTCGTGGTTGAATCTGCGTAGGAAACGAATTTTTACGTTGTCCTTCTTAGATTTCTCCTCAAGAAAAGTGATGTCGCACAAAATTAGTTTCAACTGTATAAAGAACCGATACACAAAAGGCGAGTGAGAATCGTCGGTGACCTATCTTCTTATTAAGAACCTTTTAaaatatcaagagaatatcaagaaaatatCTATTGTTGCTGTGATAAAAATAACCCAAGTAGTGAACATGGATGATTTGTCCGCGGGCAACTCACCCACAATCCACGCACGCGTACCTTTCACTCCAAATCCTTTACGAGTACCACGCgagctttttttgttgttaactgctttttttttccattaagaaACCTACCACTTTGTTTCTGTGATTAAATTAGGGGTGTGTTTACGCCAGAGAAGCGGAGATTATTTCACCGAAAGCGCCTTCGAAACACTGCTTCAGATCACGATATGAAACCACCAACACAGACTGTTCGTCTCGTGACATAAGGCAAACTTTCTCGTTTGTCCCTGCTTCTagctggaaaatgaaacaatgaaatGAAGTATTAGAATGTAATGACAAGAGGGATTAGATTCGATAATATCAGCTAAAACTGGAAAATCAGTCTAACTTAATTTTCAAAAGATAGAAAGACAAACATTGTAAGAATTACAAAATCAAAACCGAAGTAATAACAAAAGCCCATCAGCCAATGAGAACGCAAAGTAAAAACTATCAAATTAATTGGAGCGCGGTGATAAAACTTTTTAAGTTACCAAAACCACCATCATCGTTTTCAAAAGAACTAACCTTGTTCAGACAGGCAACTATATGAGCCAAGTCTACCCATGGTGCACCATTTTCAGTGACTTGGTGGAACAAGTAGTCTCTAAACAGCTTCAAAAGATATCGGTCACCAGTCTCCGACCAACTTGGATCCATAGTGAATCTGTAAAGTAATGGGCACGAGTCAGAGGGAAATCAAACGGGATCCATTGCCTAACATTACATTgccgggttttttttttaattttcgtgGATTTTGCGAATACACATCGATCCTGAAGAAACATAGATATCATATGACGAAAATGACATATGACGAAATCAATCAGTCTGAAGGTGTTTACAGTGCAAGCAGAAACAATTAATACGAAGGCACAAAACATACTCTGGTCGTTCATTGATGATTCCAATCTTGCAAAGGATTCTGAAAAGGCGCCCGTTCTCCATTTcctgataaaaagaaaaaaattatgtcgtTTAGCTTTGGCCATATGCGTTGAACATACAAATACCTAAAGACTAATAAAAACGTTAAATGTAAGGTTTAGATTGATTTAAGTTCGTCTATAACGATTTTGAACTCATGGTTGTGTGTCTTgaaaaattctgcaaaaattttttccaattgctCAAACGAAGATTCCCGAACATTTGTATGCTGGTaataaatttttatattattaccTTAGCCAGCTCGCCCTCTAAAACATCGCACTTGACTTGCGCAGCGTCTAATTGTGTGTAAAATCTGGCTCCGATCATCGGCATAATGTCATTCACGCTCTTCATGTGAGCTGCGATAGGACTGCCCAGAAGATAGCTGTCGGAGAGGGCAAAGTTTAGATTGAACAAAGACTTTCCAAAGCCGAGTAACAAAACAACATAAAGGTCTACTTCTGTAGTTTCTTCTGAGAGcttaagataaataaaaattagcTTACATCTTAACAGTATATCccagtttctaaagaaagaagTAACCAGGAACACTGCTACTCCTCCATAGTGTGCAAGCCCACCGAAAGCAGCCCCACtccattttgtaaattttctgaACAGTTTACACTCATGGGAGGATCGGAACACGTAGAGTGAAATGTCTAACCCGTGAACATAGCACAATAACATAGTCACCGGTCGTACCCAAACCTCTCGATTCGAAATCAAGCGCACTAACCACTAAGCTCCACGTCTCTCGCGGTAATGTACCAGAACAAATACGTATAAAATGATCTTCAAAGCTGGATTTAGTGTACATTACATTTCCCTTCCACAAGTGTTGCTTTAAAAGGAACAACGACTGACACTTACATAATAAGGTTTTTAAGATCTGAGGAGTAGTTCATGGCCATGTACTCCAACGACTGTTGAATATGTTCACGTTGCACAGCTTGAAGAGAGTAACACGCCAAGGCAAGGACTAGTTTACCAAGGGAAGTAAGATCCTCTTGCTGCGAGAGAAAATGAAGTATAAAGGAAAACGAGTAAGCTACAAAATTAATGTccaaaggtgagaaattttgATGCTGCTATGCCATAAGACACAATGAAACAGGAACAAACGGACGCGATGCGATGGCGTGACACAGACACACAATCTGTTGTCAAGCGAGCAAGTAATTGTTACCAAGCGCATAAAGATCTCGGGAAATGCTGAGCAGGgtttttcatttgcttctttAAGGTTATAGGAAAAATAAGATTAACTCATGTTGGCTTGAACATATCACAGGAGTTAGGAAAAGGAGAACTTGCGAGCaaactttgatttcaatttAAGATTTGTGACGCAACATGAATTACTCCTAAATAACAAGTTTACCACGGATTTACACTTGTCACGGTACTTCCTTGCACTACGGGAGAATCAGGAACTCTTGCAAAACCTCTAGCACAAGCATTAGATTCAACCACATTAATGACGTACCTGGAAATGTGGAATCATAGCATTCGGGCTGTTACTTGCATCAAAACTGAGAACATCGAATATCCCACAACCATTTATTCTTAATCtgccaagaaaacaaaatgaacgtTAACATTTTAATTAAGTTCAAAAAGAGAAAGTCGAAAAGAACAGAATGCAACGCAAAACAAACAGTTGTACACTCACCTTGAATTTCCGATTAATAAAATCTTGGAGGGATCAATGACTCTACAGGCCAGTCCAGATGCATGAACAGATCTCAGTGCAGACGACAACTGAATAATGTAACTCCAAATCAACCGTTCAGGCATGGGACTGCGGTGACCTGGCCGGTGTCTGTTTAACATTCCGCCGGCACGAGGATGTGAGGGAAATACTAATGTACCATCGGGGTTCACGGGGAGATTGGAGTCTGGACCCGAAAAATGCCTCATAAGGAGTGTTTCGGCTCCAGGATGATAGTCGTACACGAAGACGAGAGCTGTGTGACGAATGAAGGTGGTTAATACGAGTCCTCGAAGCCGGAAAGCATTGATTCATTTCACAAGCGCAAAGGTATAACTTCTCAATCAGTTCCTATTACATATCTTAAATACTATTTCAGTATAGATTCATGCCTGTTGAATGTTCGAAAATGTGGAAAACACTTAACCTGTTTTCAAACAAGGAATGATAAATAGAGACTTTCCAAGTCACTTCAAGTAGAAAAGGTCAGTTTCACCACTGAAGACAACAAGTCTGTTTCAGGGACTTCACAGGAGAATTAAATTGTTCAATGACATCGTTCCCTAAGATTGTTAAAATACGTTATTTTCTCCTCTACACTTACAATTATCTCCAAAAGACTTTGTTGTAAACACTTCTCTGAGACTGACGAGATTTGAGTGGCTGACTTTCTTCCACTGATCCACAAGAGCCATGGACTTGGTATTTACAAGTCGAAAAGCTAAACCACAAGAAACACTCTATGTAAGAACAAACATGGGGAAACAAGGAAACTGAATGACCCTATCACTGATGTACTGTCtgtctggctgactgactgacagaccaACCGACTAATTGTCTGTCTGGTTGACTCACTGACTTACAGAAAAAGTAAGTCTCAAAGGCTGAataactgactcactgactaGTTGACTGAATGacatactaaaaaaaatttggtttcatcaactgagttgataatgtaaattagccgccgtaaagagtttcaaagctgacgtcttgagcgttagcccttcatcagagcgagaTATTTCGTCAAATAAATCAAATCATCTTGTTCTACTCCCCCACCAGCCCAGCACtacagtttgtttagaaactttAACCCCCTCATTCATTTGACTGACATACTGTATAACGGAGTCTCCAAGTGACTGTCCGACTGGCCGAAGGACTGACTGGTTACCAGACTTCCTGACCCATAGACTGACTAGCTGACCAACTAACTAATGACTCTCaaactgactaactgattgacAGACTGTCTGTCTTACTGCCTCGGTTCATTATCAAACGTTTCAATAATCAATCCACTTACAATGTATTCTTCTAAGTATGTAAATAAGTCCATCTTTAGAATTTGTGGCTTTGTAGCAGGTAGTCATATAACCAAACGTCCTTTGTGCCttcagggaaaaaaattaaaacacataGTACGTTAGCTAAAATATAACTGTCAGCTAAACACATTGTTACTTGCAAACTCAATAAAAGTGGAAAAATGAAATCTTATTCATCTTCTAACATCCATGaacaccttttttatttttttacatcacTAAACATCTGCCAAGCACCAGAGCCTGCTGCAGATCTTGTTCCTCATTAAACCCCCAccccatcccaccccaccccaccccacccataccccattgaaaataatttaaacaaagtaaaagtTGGCCCAGCACATCCACTGAAAAAACCATTTTGGTTTTTGAATTAATCACAACATGTCAATTTAACTCTTCTTAATGCCATGATGTTTTCCATTTTATCTGCCTTCTTTGTAACTAATTTTTGTAACCTCAGTTAATTtataggttttcttttttttaaagtcaagtTTACTGAATTTACCTGCTCAGTTGGGGTATCCAAGGGTTCTATTGGACACAGGGTGTGGTAACTGTCAACCTCCTGCGGCACAGCTAACAATGATATAGTACAAGTACATTCAtcagcaaaagaaataattcttttcaGAAAGTAAGTTATATATTTGACAAACATTCCATGGGCCATGGACATGAGATGGAGGATACCCAACATGATGAGTAGCCTCACCGACAATATGTGGGAGGCAGAGAAATATCATACTAATAACAACCAGAAAATACTTATGATGAAGAGCTAACTTCTGGCCTGGCATAGTATAGTTGCTCAAGTTCATGGTAGCTGCTCTACTCAAAACCTAGAATTGTACCATATCCACACATCCATATTGAAATTAATGATATCATTTTTGCATGCCAGTCCCTCCAAACCtgctcttttttttatatttctaccACTAACATAACATTACAAGGCTGCTTCTTACTGTTATCATCTGGGTCAAGCTGTGCCATACTTAGTGCATGTTGGTGAATGAGTTCCTGAAAAATGAGAAGGGAAACATTCAGATTTTCAGACAAAACCACTTGATTtgtaaaaatgattttcttaaGCCTGGTGTTCACTAAAAATGCATTCAGAGTTAGCTTTGAATCCTAAGAATGCTTACAGCCTGAAGAAAAGCTGAAagttgaaaactcaaagtcatAACTTTGATGAAATTtgagtcacaaaaaaaaaaaaacagaacatgTCCTTTTTCTCTATAATGTCTGAGGCCCAAGATAATGCTGGTTCTCAGAACCTCCTTGTGCTCAAAGTGCAACAATCTAAAAGTTTTCTCTAGGTCAAAAGCAGCAGAGTTATATGCAGAATCAGTATTCTGCTTAGGGTTTCctggtttcattttcatttgacaGTATCCCTCTGCATGTGAAAACCAGCACAACACAGAGCTTGAACCACTCAAACCAAAGGCTACCACATACTCACTAATGGTTACTAACCTGTCGAATTTGAGTTGACATGGAGAAAGAATTGTTCCGTGTTTGAGTGCTTTGAAGATGTGCAAGGTGAGAAGGCTCTGACACATATGCCTGGTACGATGGGAAAAGCTAAAATAGACAAAATACACGTATTTCAGAAGGAAAAAACTATCTGCCACTTTTTCTTTAAGCATACAAGTACAAGTTTACTATCTCATATTAGTGATAAAGAGCATTCATGTTAGTAATCACAAAAGACATTAAAATCtacatttaaaacatgttttcctgACAAGGACAACCAAatattaaacaatattttttccatcaatttaacaaggtttttttttcagtaaaagtATAATTCTTACCACAGCAGGCTGCTGTTGTCCTTGTTGAGTGTAAAAGTAGGTTGTTCCACCAATGGATTCCATCTGCTGTGGAGCTGGAACATGTGCCTGGTTGTGTATTTGTGGCTGGGGGAGATTTTGGTTCTAAAGAAAACATAGAGGTTTAAAGAACTTTATATTGTTGTTGTGAGAGCAAAGATCAACTCCAAACCTCTTTAGATGTGTGGGCTACAAGACTATTGCCCTTGGAAATTGTTCTTGTGGCCATTCTAGGAACATGCAGGAACTGTAGGTAAAAAGTTATTGCTGATAGGGTTTGCACTGAAACTATCCTCAAATTACATACAAAATTGCCAAAACATAGCAAAACATAAGAAATAAATGCATTCAAAATAAAACACTCACTGCAGTAGATGGTAAAAATTCAAATGCTTGTGATGTGATTGGATTGTGGTGTGCCTTTGGTGATCCAAGTGGTGGCTTGCTAGGAGAATGCAGTGGTGACACAGGACCTCCAGGTGCCAGGGATGAGGTAAATGCCTTCTTTGATGGGGAAAGAGGAGAGAGGTGCCCACCAAGGGAACCTGCAGGCATCTGAATAATGTAAAAAACAAGTTTAGTTACATGATCATGTTTGAACAAGTTATCACACCTCAAAAGAAGCTCAGCTAGCCACTACTATATACATGGTAATTTAGtgataacaactgagttgaaaacgtaaattagccactgtaaagggtaaaaaagctgacatttcatcATTAGCCCTTCATCGTCCATCACTCAGTTACATGATCATGTTTGAACAAGTTATCACACCTCAAAAGAAGTTCAGCTAACCACTACTATATACatagtaatttagtgttaaaaactgagttgaaaatgtaaattagccactgtaaagggtaaaaaagctgacgttttgtcGTTAGCCCTTCCTcgtccatcgctctgacgaagggctgacacttgaaatgtctgttttttttaccctttacagtggccaatttacgttttcaactcagttgttaacactgaattacctgctatactctcccaccaacgcagcaccacagtttctttagaaacttacccctttactaCCTTATACATGTCTGATTTCATGCTTGTATTTATAAAATATAAATCATACAAAGTCAGAAATTAAAgttgcaaaaaattaaataattattatcatataTAAATACAAGCACAGTCAGAATTTTATGTGCAGTGTAAATAGCAGATATTATAAAACATGAAAGTGTTGAAAGGAAAATGACCAATAAGATCACATGACTGGTGAAAAGTAATCCAAATTTGATGGATTATCTAAAAGAAGACTGAAAGAGGTGACATTTTCAGATGTTTTCCAACTAACAGCAGAGCCAACAATACATTACCTTGTTTGTTGAAATCGACAACTGTGCCATGTTGCCAACAAAGTTGTCATGAAGACCAGCTGTGTTGCTTTTGAACCCTCCACTTCTGAGCCCCTTGGGACCAACAGGTCCGTTATTCATCATTGGACCATTATTTATAACATGTCCATTATTGGCAGGCCCTGATTGGAAGAGAAGAATAAGGAACTTCAGTCATGAAATTCCAATCATGAAATGTGGAAAGACAGATGATGTCACGAATAGTCAGATTGCAGTTGTAGCACATTCAATGAAAGCAACTCATGCTTTTCTCACAACTCTTATTtaactaaaattattttatcaatttttaacagtttcagccatttataaatttcttcaatttcagtTCTATGTAAAGTGCATTACATTATATTCAtataattttttgcatttttgaagtacaataaagttattattattattattattattgttactacACTTACTGCTTATTTGCTGCTTACTTATTGTTACTACACTTTCAAGTAGAAGgataataaaaagaaagaaaatatcactgaagaaattatttgatttgACAAAAACTTCTCAGATCTAAAACTTTTGTAAAGGTATtgcagaaaatgaagaaaattgattaaaaaaaacaaaagaaatagtACATAAGTGagcacaatgaaaaaaattcagacaagCCCCCTATGATCTTCAGGTTTGTGTAACAGGTGCCTTTGAGTGTGATGAgcctttttaataattttataatgGCTGATGCAGACAAATATTATGAACAAAAATATAGTTGTCAAGTCACATATGTCCTACTCAAAGTTCAGTTATCAACTGTAGTCTTCAATTTTAAGATCTCACACCACTTCAGTGAATAAATTGTTTCTCGTGAGAGTACTCactcaaaacttttttacaaactcaaaataataattataataataacaataacaataaaactgGCACAGCCAGCTGTGAAAATATGTTCTTAAACCTGTCCGATAGTAACTACAAAATTATTGACAGAACATATAAGCTATCTGTGACATTTTGGTTTAACCACACACgttcattgttttgaaaacgCAGACTGACGTAGATATAGACGTAAATGCACTTAGCTACTATGGTTCCATGACataaaaaagttgtaaatcatTCACCACAACAATTCTATGAAGTTATGATCGAGTTTCTTCCTGTTCTTGAAACACAGTTCATTGCCTTGGGACATCTGCTTCTTCATTTAGACAGACCTCATTGCAGTACAACGCTACATAGTAATAGCGAAATTACTGAAAAATTGTGACATCTCTATTTACCTATCGCACTGATTTAGAATTCGTGTTTTTTTCCCTAAGCTGTCCTATACCCAAAGTTTTATTagttaaaatttgaatttttttaatagacTTTGGTAGtcaattccattttattttgaatcttctaAACAGACCTCAACATTGTTTGTTGTTCAAAATTGTGCCTGCAAAATTTGCCAAAGATACTTCACGATTCCACCTTCTAACCTTGCTAAATAACTAAAAATATATCTATCTACATTAAAATCACCTATAAAATATGCAAAGATCAAAAACGAATATCCCTCGACCGTTGTTTTATACGTACCCATTCGACCTTCGTTGGAAGAAGGCCTCGCATGAACAAACTGGCACTGATCGCCGTAGAAACAATATCCATTTGTATTGTAATAACGACATAACGTGGGCCTTGAGGATCTGTAACCAGTCGTTGAGTTTGAatgattcatcacttcacgaTGATCGCGTTTTCAGATAATAATTCGCTGCTGAGACATTGTAAATAACCGACCTTCAGATTACCGCCGCCATTTTTGATCGGTTCGTCTTGCGTTACTTTCATAAACGTGTGCGCACGCATGTTGACTAGGTTCAAGTCTACCTCTCTCAAGAGTTCAAGTGCACAAGAACTCGGCATATCCGGACAGGTGTACTGTTGGAAAACAAACGTGAATATTACATATAATTCTCATGTCATTTCTTCAGCAAATATCTAGAACGTATATGAGCGCTTAAGTAATTTACAGGCTTCAATCCGTCTCAACATTTTAATTTGGTTGGATCTGAATTTCACTTTCTATGTCTTAAGGATAAATTTCAACTGTACTGTACAGTTTTAATTTAGAGAAACCGGACCAAACCTGAGTCTTGAAATAACTAAGGAGACATTTGCTGTCTTCGCTATGACTtttgcaaatggttagacattctagACCTTTCGGATGAGGAGGATAAACCGcaggccccgtctcctgcatcttctggTTAGCGGTGGACGTAAAAGAACCCACGCACTTCCAGCAAAGAGCAAGGTACGTTCGTCCCAACCTCTCCAAATATAGCATACATGAAATACGAAACAGTAGTTACTGGTGCATCAAAAGTGCTTTAGAGGCTTGGGTTAACTGAGGTAATACTGAGCATGGAAATCTAAAAAAAGGGCGTGGCTCTGTTACACTCAGTAAACTGAAACAAGCTGGTCTTGCTGTGCTTGGGAATGCCAAGCACCTCACAACACTTTACATATGGCAGGTAAAGACAATTcaaaaaccaaagttattaacatttatttatattttgtaaaATACTATTATTGACCCCTACAACAATTACAACCATTTATCACTTTATCGTCTTAATCAGATACTTGCTTTCAGctcaatttccatttttttttttcttttttaaaaaataatctaaaAAACTACATACAATAACTGATTTTAGCAACAAACTTCAGGGCAGATTGGAACCAATAGTGGAATGAAATGACCACCGTTCAACATCTAAATGCATTATTACAAAAATATGTCTGCACAAAATTTTAACTTACATTTGTTCGACAATAATTGATCAAATTATCTTTTAGCTAGACTACCCTATTTCTGGATTATATATGTTCccaaatttctattttttttttagttcgtTATGATCAATTTTAGAGTGAGAATCTAATGGTAACTAATACGTTGCGACCATAAATTTAATCTACAAGGACAAATCCCCATTCACACAAAAATCAGAACCCCCTGTAAAGCAGCCagtacaaaaaggaaaaaaattgaaaaacgatCGACGctgacaacaaaaaatatttcaccacCACTCAAAAGTCCATAGTGTCAATGAAAAGAGAAGACCTGCTAGTTTTCATTACATATAGAGACTATCAAAGTAAAATGACCTAATATCTTTCTTAACTTATTTAAATTACCATTTCATATTGTTATTATAAAACTCTTTATTAGTTCGTAGACGATGTTGTTGTCATAAGAGAACTAAGCGTCGTCTGAAATGAAGGACATTTTCGTCAGTTTTACGGGGTCTCGAGAATTTGTTCGAGATGTTCGTCTGAATTTCTTGTTAGAAAAGCCGCCTTCTGGTTGGAGGTCTAACGAGTCATTAGGAGCCGTGTTCAGCATGGTGTAACCAGACGAGAAAGGATTCCTTGAACCTATTACACCTTCTTCGGCCTCAGGTTTCTTGTATCTGAAAAGAGAGTAGATCATTCGATCAGTGAACATTA from Pocillopora verrucosa isolate sample1 chromosome 14, ASM3666991v2, whole genome shotgun sequence carries:
- the LOC131776480 gene encoding PAN2-PAN3 deadenylation complex subunit pan3, with product MNHSNSTTGYRSSRPTLCRYYNTNGYCFYGDQCQFVHARPSSNEGRMGPANNGHVINNGPMMNNGPVGPKGLRSGGFKSNTAGLHDNFVGNMAQLSISTNKMPAGSLGGHLSPLSPSKKAFTSSLAPGGPVSPLHSPSKPPLGSPKAHHNPITSQAFEFLPSTANQNLPQPQIHNQAHVPAPQQMESIGGTTYFYTQQGQQQPAVLFPSYQAYVSEPSHLAHLQSTQTRNNSFSMSTQIRQELIHQHALSMAQLDPDDNTVPQEVDSYHTLCPIEPLDTPTEQAQRTFGYMTTCYKATNSKDGLIYILRRIHSFRLVNTKSMALVDQWKKVSHSNLVSLREVFTTKSFGDNSLVFVYDYHPGAETLLMRHFSGPDSNLPVNPDGTLVFPSHPRAGGMLNRHRPGHRSPMPERLIWSYIIQLSSALRSVHASGLACRVIDPSKILLIGNSRLRINGCGIFDVLSFDASNSPNAMIPHFQQEDLTSLGKLVLALACYSLQAVQREHIQQSLEYMAMNYSSDLKNLIIYLLGSPIAAHMKSVNDIMPMIGARFYTQLDAAQVKCDVLEGELAKEMENGRLFRILCKIGIINERPEFTMDPSWSETGDRYLLKLFRDYLFHQVTENGAPWVDLAHIVACLNKLEAGTNEKVCLMSRDEQSVLVVSYRDLKQCFEGAFGEIISASLA